TTGTTTAGTAAACGGGTGGGTTTCGGGTCAACCTACTAAAATGCCTATGTAACCTGTTTAACAAAACGATTCATGGTGAGTCAACCTGCCGACCCGCTAACTCAGTAAAACACCTATTTAACCCCCCAAATACTCGTGTAACTTGCCAATCCGCcaacttgtttatttttttattcttcattttattctaatttttatttatttatttatgtcttTTAGTTGCTACCACTTAGCATGTCAACTTGATACACAACTCGAAACCCACTCGGGAAATTAGCGGGTCAACTCGACACTacacgtttattaaatgggtcaGGTTTGGGTTGAGCATTCTTAACACATATGATCTTGATATGACGCGAACCCGATACATATTAATTACTAAATATTCTTTAATTTGATGGATTTTTTTCAGAGATGatctttaaattataatttttaaaataaattattaattataatttatgtaTAGTGAAATTTTCTAATCATAACATTACATACATGGAATGTACTTAATTTCATCATTAttatcatttattttcttcacaaaTTCAACTACCTACAAGTTTGGCccctgaattttttttctttctaatacCTATAAGAGCTCGTTTGGTTCAATGTTTAGAAACTTAATAATGGATAGGAAACTGTAttttcatgtttggtaagCCCACTCTCGATAATGGAATGTCCTTGGCTCATATTGGGAATCTTTTTCCCATGGAAAAACATGTAATACCCttttaaagattaaattaCCCATATTCTAATTTTCAAATACTTTTCATTGATAACTTTGAATGATTGGAAAACTTAACAACTCCATTCCTAATCTTGTACAAATCAAACATGGAAATAAGAGAAATTACCTTCGCTGGTCTTCATTTCCCAACATTCCCAATACGAGAATGAACATCTTCCATATTCATCTCCCATTGTTCATTTCACAAACTAGCGTGTCTGCATGCAATGTTATCCCCAGTAGGGATGACATAAATCCTCATCGGATCGGGTCCCCAACTCTAATGAGAGGATATTTCAGGGGAAAATAAGAGGCTGGTACGGAGATCCCCAGATTTATAAAATCCTTGATTGGGAACGGGCCAGGGATGATATTGTTATTCTCATCTCTGAACACAGCGTGAAAAGTAATATATTTATCTTTAGGTagtttataatataatataaccaTGCAtgattatataatataatatatatttagttTTGTCAAATTGAATTGAGATTATTTTGAGTCAATGagttgaattttataattcaattaaatgaaatttagTTAAAAGATAATTTAAGGTGAAAAATTAGTGTTACAATATATGattaatatttttgtaaaataaaaattggggATTCGGGGTGAGTTTTGTAGGTAGCTCCCCGACGGGGATGGGAATTCCCCAAAAATTCTTAGGCCTTCTCCAACTCATGAGGGGCTAAATCCAAATTTTCCCTCCAAAAAGTAACTATTTGGTTTTTGCCAGAACTCAAATCGTTTTTCTCCCAACCCTTCagactcaaattttaagtccacaactttattaaattgtttaagaatggtttaagtctattttttatttttattttttatggataacttttctttattcaatctttttaaataacttcataattaaattttttgaacaatttgacctaaaaaaattgaaattccacaaatataatttgacctagattaatttaaaatatttttttcaccattggatttaaatttcgaccattggatttaaatttcagcaattagattttttttttaccattaaaatagtatagatTTAATCTAGATCGTTGATTTAAGTTACAtttagaatataaaaaaagaaaaaaaaaaccaaatttcaaTTGTTGCCATTGGATTCCAACGGCAGCTTCACAGTAGCTTGACAAGTGGCTGGACAAGCAGAAAAAAAGCAACAACACAGTAGGTCAGATGGGGCCCACGTCAGATGCTGTGCATGTGGGCTGTTTTAGGTGCAGTGGGGCTCCATTGAATATTGTTGGGTccaaatttgggttttctcaaattttaggtccttcattttcttgaaTTGGGAGAGACGAGCAATATTTTGGGTTTAAGTCCTTGGGTTGGAGATGACATATAAGGAATAGGGAGGGAGGTGGTATTGTCATATCCGGCTCCGAAGGAAAAGCACGGACCCCAAAATGTTTATCAAATCCAGCTGAAAAAACCCCTCAAATCCATCACACTCTACTCCCTGTATAAAAACTCTGCACAGCGACTCGTGTACCCAAAGTACACATCCGATTGCTCCATCCTCCATCGTCGGATCAACCATTCATTCTCCAAAACCGTTTATCAGAAGCTATGGCTCCGATTGCAGTCGGCGATGTGATACCGGACGGTACTCTGTCTCACTTCGACGAGGAGGACAAGGTCCAAGCGGTCAACATCCACTCTCTCGCCGCCGGTAAAAAAGTCATCCTCTTTGGCGTCCCCGGTGCCTTCACCCCAACTTGCAGGTGAACCCTCAATATCTCAATCTTCGATTTTTGGGATAAAGAATTTTGTGTAAACCCTGTGTTTGCTTTGCTCTGAATTTATACAGAGCGAGCCTAATTTGCCCTCGTGTTTGATAtatgttaatattttttatgctttaaaattatttgctgAGAATTCGAGGTTGGTTTCTTCTgtgtttatggttttacagttTGAAGCATGTGCCTGGATTCATTGAGAAGGCAGACGAGCTTAAATCAAAGGGTGTTGACAAAATTCTGTGTCTTAGCGGTAAAGCTCTCACTGCATTTTGGTTTACAAGCAGCAACTGTAGTGGCACTTTTCAAGGATTattctttgaatttgattgaTGTGTGGATTCATAGACTAAGCCAAAACACTTTTCTTCAGTTGATCAATGATCATACATATTATTCTGATATGGTTGGCTTGGCTGGATCACAGGTTCATAATATCATAAATTATAGTGTTTTAGATAGTATTATGTGGGATATAAGAGTTTAAGGAGATTCATGATTCTTTGAAGACAAAGAACTTAACTTGAGTGAGGCAAATGCTTCCTATGTATACAGTTACTGATAGTAATTAATCAAGTGTtcttaagaagaagaaaaaaaactagtgAAGTGTTCCTAGATATTTGATTAGATCATCCTATGTTGCCCGGAACACCTATTGGATTATTTTGAATGAGTAATGTTTGCAGACTTGAGGTTAGTTTGTTTTCTATTCTTCTGCATTGAACACAAACACGGCTTCATAACATAAGATAACATTCGTGTTCTGTGTTATCACCCGCCTCTTGTTGCTGTGCATTTCCGGTATATGGTCATTACATTACTTGATGTGGTATTGTCACGGGGTTGCCACATGAGTTTGTGAATGAGAAagaatttgtgaatttttttgtacCCCTAACAATCAATCATGAGAATAAGATGTGACTTCGCCCACTGAACATATGTGTTTTCACGCTTACTTGGTGGTTTACTCTTATTGATCCATCGAAAATGCTGTTGAATTCAAGTCTATAGTCTCTACAAAGGAAATTTCATTTATGTGCAATCAGATATCTAATATAAAGCTTTGGTTCCTGTTTGCAGTGAATGACCCCTTTGTGATGAAGGCTTGGGCTAAATCATTCCCTGAGAACAAGCATGTCCTTTTCCTTGCTGATGGCTCAGCAAAATACACCCATGATCTTGGCCTTGAGCTTGACCTTTCGGAGAAAGGACTTGGAACTCGTTCTAGGAGGTTTGCTCTCCTAGTCGATGACCTCAAGGTGAAGGCTGCAAATATTGAAAGCGGAGGAGAATTTACCGTCTCCAGTGCTGATGATATCCTCAAGGCTCTTTGAATATTCCCTTCTCCCACCCTTAGCTTGCTCCTCCTTGTATCGAGAGTTGAGCCACCCCTTCTATATTGCCTCTAGCTTTTTTAGGCTATGTGGATCTTGAAATCTTCTGTCAAGTACTTTCTctaatgaaaataaaggagCAGTTTTGTGGGTTGGCTTAAAGTTTCTTGCTCCTTGAAGGCATTGTTTCAATGTTTACCTGCATATGGGGATACCTGAGGCAGGATATTCAAATGTTGCTTGGGCCTAGAGCTAAATACAAATTAATTCTCAATTTAACATCAGTATCAATTACCTAGTACATATAATTTGGAACCCAACAAATTAACATACCAATTCATAGCATTTGTTGTCGGCCTGTTACGGAGAGTTCAACATTTGATCATTAGTCCAAATATTTGTCCAAATAAAGGACCTATATTGAATACgacgttttttgttttttgttgttttgtttatttatttgaataagtgaGTCTATAGGGGAAGGGATTCAAATTTGAGTGTCTGGGAGAGGAACTCGAATTTGGATATCTGTGAGAGGAATTCCAACTTGAGTGCAGAGAGACAAGATCACTGACCTTGCACGTCTGTTACaacttctctttattttttggctgGTACGTATGAGGTGGAAAGGAAGGGGGAGGAAATATATCTTATTTTGACCAGATTAACAAATGGTGATTTTGGAATTTGGGTGATTGTGCCTGCCTACAGCTTCATTTCAACTGTGACAGTTGAACCTGGACCCTGTGGCCTTCCCTCCCACCAAAACCAAGGTGGTTGTTAAAGCTAAAcattttaatacaaaaaatgaCATATTTGGTTCAACTTTAAACGACAGAGGATCACCTAAGAACCCACAATTACTTGGGAAACTTGCCATATTATCATTCAAACTAAATGAACTTGGCTGCATAATTGAAAAAGGCAATTCGATTGTGCAATGCAATCTGATGGGGTGTGAGCAAATTTCTCTCAGAGGAGACAGCTAAATCGTGGCATTTTTTCGGGCAAAGAGCCTTAACTAAGCAAAGCAAAATTTGTTATTCAAATGCTAATTGTTGAAAATTAACGGGGTTCTTGGTAAAACTGTTGAAACATGTGTATAAATTAGGGTTCATggaaattatttctttttttgttgaaaatttgaacAGCTAGCTAATGTAAATTTGAGATGCGTGCCAAATCGGAAACCATGGTCGACGGCAATCAAGCATGTGGGtccaaaattttaataatccTCCAGGTGTTTGCATGTGTAAAAAAAGGTGGTCCTTTGATGAATTTAAATGCCTTTGCCAGGGAATCCTTAAAAACCCTTGGTATATTCTGGTTTTGAAATGGAGTGAGATTTTCATTAAATAGGAATAacactttttgttatttttggcTAATAATGTAATGACacacgaaattttttttcatgtgtcATTGTATAATTGGTTAGAAATAGTGAAACAGTGATATTCCTATTACAATAATGTATTTTTGTCTGAAATGGGTAGCCTCCcctttttctaaatttttgctaaaaaaaaaaagaaaaaagcctTCACTAGTGAAGCATCTATTAAAAGACAATAAAAAACTATGTAAAGAAAGATTTACACACAAatgaaaaccttttttttaatcttttgaaAATACAAATTACTTTCCAGTATCGAAAAGCACATAGAAGGGTCAACATGTCAAGGTTTAGAACTAAATCAGATGTGAAATTGTAACAAAAAATGATTCTCCTgtaatgatatatataaatatcataAGGAAAATTGTTCATCTGTAATGTGTTTTACCCGGAAACAATTAACATTCTAGCTGGTTTTTACTGCTCTCCGTTTTGGTTGTCAATATAACTGCAAGttcttttattaaattcatttCTTCCCGTCAATGTGACTGCAAGTTGGAAACCAGCAATAAAGGGACCAAGATGACCTATAGATTAGGTACCGTTTGAGAGGGGCCCATTTTatgtaattcaaaaaatatttctgttggatttgaaatttatttagaGGGACTAAAAAGTGCAGCGACACCCTTTGACCACAAACAAGACAacttcctctttctctctcttgcttgcttaatttaaaatctttcttcttgaaattggaaattagaAGAGGACTTCTCCTTGGCTTCTATATCATCTCACACCTCAACACTCTGTTCTCAGCTCTCTTTCTACTTCTTCTTCCACTGCTTTTGTTtc
Above is a genomic segment from Prunus dulcis chromosome 7, ALMONDv2, whole genome shotgun sequence containing:
- the LOC117634272 gene encoding peroxiredoxin-2; protein product: MAPIAVGDVIPDGTLSHFDEEDKVQAVNIHSLAAGKKVILFGVPGAFTPTCSLKHVPGFIEKADELKSKGVDKILCLSVNDPFVMKAWAKSFPENKHVLFLADGSAKYTHDLGLELDLSEKGLGTRSRRFALLVDDLKVKAANIESGGEFTVSSADDILKAL